A single region of the Acidobacteriota bacterium genome encodes:
- a CDS encoding Ig-like domain-containing protein produces the protein MERITRCVRWALAASLFVALVAAVQPIPPAPGPPAVGKSPIAAGEYTDCRPTSTPLVFDGGYEVSLCYETAAGVVGEGRGGIWASGQAGLLWFFDRGNAEVLVKVLDGCSYNGRRWVYVAPVTDVAFNLHVTSHNGRRWTHRNRLGATAVARSDTSAFVCDTDDEVAGVPASGAQTVARSPIAAGEYTDCRPTSTPLVFDGGYEVSLCYETAEGLVGEGRAGIWASSQSGLLWFFDRDNAEALVKVLDGCAYNGHRWVFVAPVTDLAFNLHVTSHNGRRWTHRNRLGTTAATRSDTSAFDCATDDGMAALRVAPEELTFTAAGQTAQLAATALDESGRVVSGAEVSWWSDNRAIATVDAAGLVTAVGVGTTTVRARWGSLSATATVRVKGVPTVAVSPASTTIARGDSLRLVAAAYDEYGNAVKDAAFAWSSSRRSVATVDGSGLVSGVGLGEATITATVRSGGAESSLEGVKGTSELRVVTAEAHDRAVLVAFYEATGGSGWSRSDGWLTGAPLGDWYGVETDRSGRVVGLDLGGETFRDWQTVSLRKGPGLMGSIPPELGRLAGLKSLDLSDNRLTGSIPPELSRLAGVESLDLSANRLTGSIPRELGRLARLESLNLAFNHLTGPVPPELGDLANLRVLDLESGFGGDLRLTIPPELGALANLRVLNLSDNHFVGIPSELGRLARLRSLDLSVNTLSGPVPGFLGRLASLRELDLSYNAFTELEPAVFAGMANLTYLDLSKNPGAPFRLTLRPERLDSEDLLAPGPARIRFAVTEGAPFRMALPLAAAGGDLSAARVTIGAGGERSPEVRVTRNTGAAGGTDLASTAVPPLPEGFHGIEVRVEPVVLFRPTAPTVSLSTRSAAAPEGDTALLRLTLSEPAASAVTFTYSLGVDADPSTADADASDHAHDRGGSVRIAAGASGAYIEIPIVDDDELEPPREVLTVILDPPGEGTGYRRGHPHAAKVIVEEGVCDRTPAVRAAILSEDEFLRNWSPFVTLSDPAEVGSANCAELDEYRLADIPALQIFGAAATSRSEGGSRWTPELVARVRAGECGIQSLFADGPEAGQRATCVEAGDRTEAVRLRSDLTSVEGGTTATSLREDDFAGLSNLRVLWLSGLGLTELPEDVFAGLTRLYELIVQENELASLPPGIFRGLHNLRLRLGLSRNRLTSLPSAVFSDVPEVWFLHLDGNQLTDLPTGVFSGLFRLNQLDLERNRLTDLPPDVFSDLSGLDLLDISENGLTHLPPRIFSGLSGLSWLSMHSNQLTDLPSEVFGDLSGLELLALQQNRLTAVPTRALDDLSGLKWLFIWGNPLGKLEASAFSGLARLERLSIGEAELAEISPRTFAGLERLETLLLAPNQLEELPPGVFAGLSRLQTLRLDRNQLEELPPGVFAGLSRLQNLRLDRNPGTPFPLTLELRRTDTANVGAPGPARLALALEQGAPVNIRVPLAAHGGSVSAEVVTLEAGSDSSEELAAVPAGTGRSAMQVVAGPAPELSRYVRGVEVRLADPLVLFGTASNRAPVPERALPLLRLRAGSAGASVDVSSYFRDPDGDSLTYAAAVDRPGVVSVGTSGSSVTAEPVGPGQAAVVVTATDRSGLGARLFLPVSVSGASPGDFDIDLILKGEVPTSVRAAFDRAVEYWSAILAATELPDVPVSGDLVLGCLGITARGFQGSVDDLLIVARAGSIDGERGVIARAAVCGVRQGEGGLPFVGAVEFDADDAEWMTSRDLYEVILHEIGHVLGIGTLWSRFGLLRNPSLEVDGIPDTHFAGPLAIGAFDQVGGTAYTHGEKVPVENRASFGSGDSHWRDRVFDHELMTPTLNLGVASPLSAVTIQSLADLGYVVDVALAEPYALPGTVAEDAAESVDKIEYGDDTPRVPIIVVGRNGRIVGTIPE, from the coding sequence GTGGAGAGGATCACACGTTGTGTCCGCTGGGCGCTGGCAGCGTCGCTGTTCGTTGCTCTCGTAGCAGCCGTTCAGCCGATCCCACCAGCCCCCGGCCCGCCGGCCGTCGGCAAGAGTCCGATCGCGGCGGGGGAGTACACGGACTGCCGCCCCACATCGACGCCGCTGGTCTTCGACGGCGGCTACGAAGTGAGCCTGTGCTACGAGACGGCCGCGGGGGTGGTTGGCGAGGGCCGTGGCGGAATCTGGGCTTCGGGCCAGGCGGGCCTGCTCTGGTTCTTCGACCGTGGCAATGCCGAGGTCCTGGTCAAGGTCCTCGACGGTTGCTCCTACAACGGCCGTCGCTGGGTCTACGTGGCGCCGGTGACCGACGTGGCCTTCAATCTCCATGTGACGAGCCACAACGGCCGCCGGTGGACTCATCGAAACAGGCTGGGCGCGACGGCGGTTGCCCGGAGCGATACGTCCGCGTTCGTCTGCGATACGGACGACGAGGTGGCTGGCGTGCCGGCTTCCGGAGCGCAGACCGTCGCCAGGAGCCCGATAGCGGCCGGGGAGTACACGGACTGCCGCCCCACCTCGACGCCGCTGGTCTTCGACGGCGGCTACGAGGTGAGCCTGTGTTACGAGACGGCTGAAGGCCTTGTTGGCGAAGGGCGCGCGGGGATCTGGGCTTCGAGCCAGTCCGGCCTGCTGTGGTTCTTCGACCGGGACAACGCTGAGGCGCTGGTCAAGGTACTCGACGGCTGCGCGTACAACGGCCACCGTTGGGTGTTCGTGGCGCCGGTTACCGACCTCGCCTTCAATCTCCATGTGACGAGCCACAACGGACGGCGGTGGACGCACCGAAACCGGCTGGGCACGACGGCGGCTACGAGGAGCGACACCTCCGCCTTCGACTGCGCCACGGATGACGGCATGGCGGCCTTGCGGGTCGCGCCCGAGGAGCTGACGTTCACAGCCGCCGGCCAGACCGCGCAGCTTGCGGCGACGGCGCTGGATGAGTCTGGCCGCGTAGTCAGCGGAGCGGAGGTGTCCTGGTGGAGCGACAACCGGGCGATCGCCACGGTGGATGCCGCGGGCCTGGTGACGGCGGTCGGCGTCGGGACCACCACGGTCAGGGCGCGGTGGGGCTCGCTGTCCGCCACCGCGACGGTCAGGGTGAAGGGGGTGCCGACGGTCGCCGTATCGCCCGCGAGCACCACGATCGCGCGCGGTGACAGCCTGCGCCTCGTGGCCGCAGCGTACGACGAGTACGGCAACGCCGTGAAAGACGCCGCGTTTGCCTGGTCGTCGAGCAGACGCTCGGTGGCAACGGTGGATGGGTCGGGCCTCGTCAGCGGCGTCGGCCTGGGCGAGGCCACGATCACCGCGACCGTCCGCTCAGGTGGCGCCGAAAGCAGTCTCGAAGGGGTCAAGGGAACGTCCGAACTCCGGGTGGTCACGGCAGAGGCGCATGACAGGGCTGTCCTCGTTGCCTTCTACGAGGCCACCGGCGGCTCGGGCTGGAGCCGCAGCGACGGCTGGCTGACCGGTGCGCCGTTGGGGGACTGGTACGGAGTGGAGACGGACCGGTCGGGGCGCGTGGTGGGGCTCGACCTGGGTGGAGAGACTTTCCGCGACTGGCAGACTGTCAGTCTCCGCAAGGGGCCCGGCCTGATGGGTTCGATTCCCCCAGAGCTAGGCCGCCTTGCCGGCCTGAAATCGCTGGATCTCTCGGACAACCGTTTGACCGGTTCGATTCCCCCCGAACTCAGCCGCCTTGCCGGCGTGGAATCGCTGGACCTCTCGGCCAACCGTTTGACCGGCTCGATCCCCCGCGAACTCGGTCGCCTCGCCCGTCTGGAGTCGCTGAACCTTGCGTTCAACCACCTGACAGGTCCCGTTCCTCCCGAACTCGGGGATCTCGCGAACCTGAGAGTCCTGGATCTCGAGAGCGGCTTTGGGGGCGACCTGCGCCTTACGATCCCTCCCGAGCTCGGTGCCCTCGCAAACCTCAGGGTCCTGAATCTCTCGGACAATCACTTTGTTGGGATCCCGTCCGAACTTGGCAGGCTTGCCCGGCTCAGGTCGCTGGACCTGTCGGTGAACACGCTGAGCGGTCCGGTTCCAGGCTTTCTCGGCCGCCTCGCCAGTCTGCGTGAGCTGGACCTTTCGTACAACGCGTTCACCGAGCTGGAACCGGCTGTTTTCGCTGGCATGGCGAACCTCACCTACCTGGACCTGAGCAAGAACCCGGGCGCTCCGTTCAGGCTCACTCTCAGGCCCGAGCGCTTGGACAGCGAGGATCTGCTGGCCCCGGGGCCTGCCCGCATCCGGTTTGCAGTGACGGAGGGCGCGCCGTTCAGGATGGCACTTCCCCTCGCGGCCGCCGGAGGTGACCTGTCCGCGGCCCGGGTGACGATCGGCGCCGGCGGTGAGCGGAGTCCGGAAGTGCGAGTGACCCGGAACACCGGGGCGGCCGGCGGCACGGATCTGGCGTCGACGGCCGTGCCGCCCCTGCCGGAGGGCTTCCATGGCATCGAGGTTCGTGTGGAACCAGTCGTCCTGTTTCGGCCCACGGCGCCGACGGTCTCGCTCAGCACGAGATCCGCGGCCGCGCCGGAGGGGGATACGGCCCTGCTCAGGCTCACGTTGAGTGAACCGGCGGCGTCCGCGGTCACGTTCACCTACAGCCTTGGCGTCGACGCTGACCCGTCGACCGCCGACGCCGACGCATCGGATCATGCCCACGATCGCGGGGGCTCGGTCCGGATTGCAGCGGGCGCCAGTGGCGCCTACATCGAGATTCCGATCGTCGACGACGACGAGCTCGAGCCGCCGCGCGAGGTCCTCACGGTTATCCTGGACCCGCCCGGTGAGGGAACCGGCTACCGGCGCGGCCACCCGCACGCGGCTAAGGTGATCGTCGAGGAGGGCGTCTGCGACCGCACGCCGGCGGTCCGGGCCGCGATTCTGAGTGAAGACGAGTTCCTTCGGAACTGGAGCCCTTTCGTGACTCTGTCGGACCCTGCGGAGGTTGGCAGCGCCAACTGCGCTGAGCTGGACGAGTATCGCCTTGCCGACATACCCGCCTTGCAGATCTTCGGCGCGGCCGCGACGAGCCGGAGCGAGGGCGGTAGTCGCTGGACTCCGGAACTTGTGGCGCGGGTACGGGCGGGCGAATGCGGCATCCAGAGTCTGTTCGCTGACGGGCCGGAAGCTGGCCAGCGGGCGACGTGCGTGGAGGCGGGAGACCGGACCGAGGCAGTGCGGTTGCGGAGTGACCTCACGAGCGTCGAAGGCGGCACCACGGCCACAAGCCTGCGCGAGGACGACTTTGCGGGCCTCTCGAACCTGCGCGTCCTGTGGCTCAGTGGACTGGGGTTGACGGAGCTGCCTGAGGACGTCTTCGCTGGGCTGACCAGGCTCTATGAGCTCATTGTCCAGGAGAATGAGCTCGCTTCCCTGCCTCCCGGGATCTTCCGCGGACTCCATAACCTCCGGCTCCGTCTGGGCCTTAGTCGGAACCGCCTCACGAGTTTGCCCTCGGCGGTGTTCTCGGATGTTCCCGAGGTCTGGTTTCTGCACCTCGACGGGAACCAGTTGACCGATCTGCCGACCGGTGTCTTCTCGGGCCTGTTTCGCCTCAACCAGCTGGACTTGGAGCGGAACCGTCTGACGGATCTGCCGCCGGACGTATTCTCGGACCTGTCTGGTCTCGACTTGCTGGACATCAGCGAAAACGGGTTGACTCATCTCCCGCCCCGGATCTTCTCGGGCCTCTCCGGCCTCAGTTGGTTGAGTATGCATTCCAACCAACTGACGGATCTGCCGTCAGAGGTGTTTGGGGACCTCTCAGGCCTCGAGTTGCTGGCCCTTCAGCAGAATAGGTTGACGGCCGTGCCCACCCGGGCGCTCGATGACCTGTCCGGTCTGAAGTGGCTCTTCATATGGGGCAACCCTCTCGGCAAACTGGAAGCATCGGCCTTCTCGGGACTTGCCAGGCTCGAGCGGCTGTCCATCGGCGAGGCCGAGCTTGCCGAAATCTCCCCGCGAACCTTCGCGGGTCTGGAGCGCCTCGAGACGCTTCTCCTGGCTCCCAATCAACTGGAGGAACTTCCGCCCGGCGTGTTTGCGGGCTTGAGCCGCCTGCAGACCCTGCGGCTCGATCGCAATCAACTGGAGGAACTTCCGCCTGGCGTGTTTGCGGGCTTGAGCCGCCTGCAGAACCTGCGGCTCGACCGCAATCCGGGCACTCCGTTTCCGCTCACCCTCGAACTACGTCGCACGGATACCGCGAATGTCGGGGCGCCGGGTCCGGCCAGGCTGGCCCTCGCCCTGGAGCAGGGCGCGCCGGTCAACATCAGGGTTCCCCTGGCTGCCCACGGAGGCAGTGTCTCGGCGGAGGTCGTGACGCTCGAGGCCGGGAGCGACAGCAGCGAGGAACTCGCCGCCGTCCCGGCCGGCACCGGCCGGTCCGCTATGCAGGTGGTCGCGGGACCCGCTCCCGAGCTCTCCAGGTACGTTCGAGGCGTCGAGGTCCGGTTGGCCGATCCACTGGTTCTGTTCGGGACCGCGTCGAACCGGGCGCCGGTTCCGGAGCGCGCCCTGCCCCTGCTGCGGCTCAGGGCGGGAAGCGCAGGCGCGTCGGTCGACGTTTCGTCCTACTTCCGGGATCCGGACGGGGACAGTCTGACCTACGCCGCGGCGGTGGACAGGCCCGGCGTCGTGTCGGTCGGGACTTCGGGCAGTAGCGTGACGGCTGAGCCGGTTGGTCCCGGGCAGGCGGCGGTCGTGGTGACAGCGACCGACCGGAGCGGCCTGGGCGCACGGCTGTTCCTCCCGGTGTCGGTCAGCGGTGCCAGTCCCGGGGACTTCGACATCGACCTGATCCTGAAGGGCGAGGTCCCCACGTCCGTGCGGGCGGCGTTCGACCGGGCGGTCGAGTACTGGTCGGCGATTCTGGCGGCCACCGAGTTGCCGGATGTACCTGTTTCCGGCGACCTGGTGCTCGGGTGTCTTGGCATCACCGCGCGTGGCTTCCAGGGCAGCGTGGATGACCTCTTGATCGTGGCGAGGGCCGGCAGCATCGATGGCGAGCGCGGGGTCATCGCCCGAGCCGCCGTGTGCGGCGTGCGGCAGGGTGAGGGCGGCCTGCCCTTCGTGGGTGCCGTCGAGTTCGACGCGGACGACGCGGAGTGGATGACGAGCCGCGATCTGTATGAGGTGATTCTCCACGAGATCGGACACGTGCTGGGAATCGGGACGCTCTGGTCCCGTTTCGGCCTGCTCCGCAATCCTTCTCTGGAGGTAGACGGGATTCCAGACACTCACTTTGCCGGTCCACTTGCCATCGGGGCGTTCGACCAGGTGGGCGGCACGGCGTACACGCACGGGGAGAAGGTGCCCGTGGAGAACAGGGCGAGCTTCGGTTCGGGAGACTCGCACTGGCGAGACCGGGTATTCGACCACGAACTCATGACGCCGACCCTGAACCTCGGTGTAGCTAGCCCGCTGAGCGCGGTGACCATCCAGTCGCTGGCCGACCTCGGCTACGTGGTTGACGTCGCTCTGGCGGAACCCTACGCGCTCCCCGGAACAGTCGCTGAGGACGCCGCCGAATCGGTGGACAAGATCGAGTACGGCGACGACACGCCGAGAGTGCCGATCATCGTGGTGGGCCGCAACGGGCGCATCGTGGGGACGATCCCGGAGTGA
- a CDS encoding alpha/beta hydrolase, translating to MKNVFAVLTVTLLLAAPLSAGSDAKVHADVVYGHKMGMALTFDALVPSEQNGAAVLVMVGGGWFSRWSDPHRIASGEGRAFGAVGDLLDRGYAVFMVRHGSAPLFKVPEAVADVRRAVRYIRLNGDDFGIDPDRMGVFGGSAGGHLSLMLGNASDEGDSESNDPIEQTGNRVAAVVAYFPPVDLQGITGPNDRFPALDFDPAKAADISPVLFVSADDPPTLLIHGDQDQLVPLSNSERIKAAFDEANVTSKLIVIEGAAHGFRGDDGERAESALVAWFDEHLGVSSE from the coding sequence ATGAAGAACGTGTTCGCAGTCCTGACCGTCACCCTCCTCCTCGCCGCGCCGCTCTCGGCAGGCTCGGACGCCAAGGTGCACGCCGACGTCGTCTACGGCCACAAGATGGGCATGGCGCTGACCTTCGATGCGCTCGTGCCGTCCGAGCAGAACGGCGCGGCGGTCCTGGTGATGGTCGGCGGCGGGTGGTTCTCGCGCTGGTCCGACCCGCACCGCATCGCGTCCGGCGAGGGACGCGCCTTCGGCGCGGTCGGCGATCTTCTGGACCGGGGTTACGCCGTGTTCATGGTGCGGCACGGCTCGGCCCCGCTGTTCAAGGTGCCGGAGGCGGTCGCCGACGTGCGCCGCGCGGTGCGCTACATCCGCCTGAACGGGGACGACTTCGGGATCGACCCGGATCGCATGGGCGTGTTCGGTGGCAGCGCCGGCGGCCACCTGTCGCTGATGCTCGGCAACGCCTCGGACGAAGGAGACTCCGAGAGCAACGACCCGATCGAACAGACCGGCAACCGGGTCGCGGCGGTGGTCGCCTACTTCCCGCCGGTCGATCTGCAGGGGATTACCGGGCCGAACGACCGCTTCCCGGCCCTCGACTTCGATCCGGCCAAGGCCGCCGACATTTCGCCAGTGCTGTTCGTCAGCGCGGACGATCCGCCGACCCTGCTGATCCACGGCGACCAGGACCAGCTCGTGCCGCTCAGCAACAGCGAGCGGATCAAGGCCGCCTTCGACGAGGCGAACGTGACCTCGAAGCTGATCGTCATCGAGGGCGCCGCCCACGGCTTCCGTGGCGATGACGGTGAGCGCGCCGAGAGCGCGCTGGTGGCCTGGTTCGACGAGCACCTGGGGGTTTCGTCGGAGTAG
- a CDS encoding amidohydrolase family protein, with product MRPSLVVLRPRARRHVPVLSLVCLSLAWLSLAWLAVAPAFAAEEEEPKLVEPAPPRPDGEGQGPFDRLILRGVMVVDGTGAPPMGPVDIVIEGNRIEEIKSLGMANTEIDESKRPKDADHELDLTGSYVLPGLVDLHVHTGGVPKAPRAEYVYKLWLAHGITTARGVPTGPLEWDLSEKERSRRNEITAPRFVSYQRPGGGKEWKDRDIRTPADAREWVRYAHEKGVDGLKLGAFPPKIMAALLDESRSLGMGSTAHLDQMGVAHMNAIDSARLGLVGMTHFYGLFESMYEGHDVQPWPAEMNYMDEQFRFGQVARQWSMVEPGGKRWNALLEEFLELDFFINPTMSIYSAGRDVMRARNADWHADYTLPSLAEFYTPSRLDHGSYWFYWTTWDEVAWKNFYRVWMQFLNEYKNRGGRVTVGSDSGFIYQTYGFGTILELEMLQEAGFHPLEVIRSATMNGAEELAKASGADIEFGIVREGMLADLLVVDENPIANLKVLYGTGAVRLNDDTGRPERVGGVRYTIKDGIVYDAKKLLADVADMVAAERMKLTAPPQETTGGVQP from the coding sequence ATGCGACCATCACTCGTCGTTCTCCGGCCACGTGCGCGACGGCACGTCCCTGTACTGAGTCTGGTCTGCCTGTCTCTGGCCTGGCTGTCTCTGGCCTGGCTGGCGGTTGCACCTGCCTTCGCGGCGGAGGAGGAAGAACCGAAGCTGGTGGAACCGGCGCCGCCGCGGCCGGACGGCGAAGGCCAGGGCCCTTTCGACCGCCTGATCCTGCGCGGCGTGATGGTGGTCGACGGCACCGGCGCGCCGCCGATGGGGCCGGTCGACATCGTGATCGAGGGTAACCGGATCGAGGAGATCAAGAGTCTCGGTATGGCCAATACCGAGATCGACGAGAGCAAGCGTCCGAAGGACGCTGACCATGAGCTCGATCTGACCGGGTCGTACGTGCTGCCGGGTCTGGTCGACCTCCACGTCCACACCGGCGGCGTGCCCAAGGCGCCGCGTGCCGAGTACGTCTACAAGCTGTGGCTGGCGCACGGCATCACGACGGCGCGCGGTGTGCCCACCGGCCCGCTCGAGTGGGACCTGAGCGAGAAGGAACGTAGCCGCAGGAACGAAATCACCGCGCCGCGCTTCGTTTCCTATCAGCGTCCGGGCGGGGGCAAGGAGTGGAAGGACCGGGACATCCGCACTCCCGCCGACGCCCGCGAGTGGGTGCGCTACGCCCATGAAAAAGGCGTGGACGGTCTCAAGCTCGGCGCATTTCCGCCGAAGATCATGGCGGCGCTGCTGGACGAGTCGAGGAGCCTGGGAATGGGATCGACCGCCCACCTCGACCAGATGGGGGTCGCCCACATGAACGCGATCGACTCCGCGCGGCTCGGGCTGGTCGGGATGACCCACTTCTACGGGCTGTTCGAATCGATGTATGAAGGCCACGACGTGCAGCCCTGGCCGGCAGAGATGAACTACATGGACGAGCAGTTCCGGTTCGGCCAGGTCGCTCGGCAGTGGAGCATGGTCGAGCCCGGCGGCAAGCGCTGGAACGCCCTGCTGGAGGAGTTTCTGGAACTCGACTTCTTCATCAACCCGACGATGTCGATCTACTCGGCCGGCCGCGACGTGATGCGGGCGCGCAACGCCGACTGGCACGCGGACTACACGCTGCCCAGCCTGGCCGAGTTCTACACCCCCAGCCGCCTGGACCACGGTTCGTACTGGTTCTACTGGACGACCTGGGACGAGGTGGCCTGGAAGAACTTCTACCGCGTCTGGATGCAGTTCCTGAACGAGTACAAGAACCGCGGCGGCCGGGTCACCGTCGGTTCGGACTCGGGGTTCATCTACCAGACCTACGGTTTCGGCACGATCCTCGAACTGGAGATGCTGCAGGAGGCGGGCTTCCATCCGCTCGAGGTGATCCGCTCGGCGACGATGAACGGCGCCGAGGAATTGGCGAAGGCGAGCGGCGCCGACATCGAGTTTGGGATCGTGCGCGAGGGGATGCTCGCCGACCTCCTCGTCGTGGACGAGAACCCGATCGCCAATCTGAAGGTGCTGTACGGAACCGGCGCGGTCCGGCTGAACGACGACACCGGCCGGCCCGAACGGGTCGGCGGTGTCCGCTACACGATCAAGGACGGCATCGTCTATGACGCGAAGAAGCTACTCGCCGACGTGGCGGATATGGTTGCCGCCGAACGGATGAAGCTCACAGCGCCGCCTCAGGAGACGACGGGAGGCGTCCAGCCCTAG
- a CDS encoding CBS domain-containing protein has product MDRKARTISEDTDILTIARIFKSTPYRRLPVLRGRRLVGQISRRDVLAATHGLLVRAPQPGQALLYLSAVVGSDERPSLSRV; this is encoded by the coding sequence ATGGACCGCAAGGCCCGCACGATCTCGGAGGACACGGACATCCTGACGATCGCGCGGATCTTCAAGAGCACGCCGTATCGCCGGCTGCCGGTGCTCCGGGGTCGCCGGCTGGTGGGGCAGATCAGTCGCCGGGACGTGCTCGCCGCAACGCACGGCCTGCTCGTGCGGGCGCCCCAGCCGGGCCAGGCGCTGCTCTACCTGAGCGCGGTCGTGGGTTCGGACGAACGTCCGTCGCTGTCGCGCGTGTGA
- a CDS encoding CBS domain-containing protein — MKRVMDKTIDKPQLARDIMVTKLITVHPRTHVYDGISALLRHRITGAPVIGERHRYLGMLSEKSCLTVLTVTARAADEQGLARSRRTRARDFMARRLVKLQAGMSALDAIGLLLKNRISGAPVVDSGGRLLGVFSEKFSMDVLLGLAYDQLPAAPVDAFMNTDFGRVIDGTEPLLEIAQRFLDTEYRRLPVVEGGSLVGQVSRRDVLAAEHHLTSALDGRRSPVDSARAQQ, encoded by the coding sequence ATGAAACGGGTCATGGACAAGACGATCGACAAGCCGCAGCTTGCACGGGACATCATGGTGACGAAGCTGATCACGGTGCATCCCCGCACCCACGTCTACGACGGCATCAGCGCCCTCCTGCGGCACCGCATTACGGGTGCGCCGGTGATCGGCGAACGCCACCGCTACCTGGGCATGTTGTCGGAGAAGAGCTGTCTCACGGTGCTCACCGTGACCGCCCGCGCCGCGGACGAGCAGGGGCTGGCCCGGAGCCGGCGAACCCGGGCGCGCGACTTCATGGCCAGGCGCCTGGTCAAGCTGCAGGCCGGCATGTCGGCTCTCGATGCGATCGGACTGCTGCTCAAGAACCGGATCTCGGGAGCGCCGGTGGTGGACAGCGGCGGTCGGCTGCTCGGCGTCTTCTCCGAGAAGTTCTCGATGGACGTGCTGCTCGGCCTCGCCTACGACCAGTTGCCGGCGGCCCCTGTCGACGCCTTCATGAACACGGACTTCGGCCGCGTGATCGACGGCACCGAGCCGCTACTGGAGATCGCTCAGCGCTTTCTGGACACGGAGTACCGGCGCCTTCCGGTGGTCGAGGGCGGCAGCCTGGTGGGCCAGGTCAGCCGCCGCGACGTGCTCGCGGCCGAGCATCATCTGACGTCGGCGCTCGACGGTCGCCGGTCGCCGGTCGATTCTGCGCGAGCGCAGCAGTGA
- a CDS encoding serine hydrolase: MTRAASLTRLLTAILAVAFLSIGLTACDQTRADVPIEGPRDLARVAPETVGMSSDRLARLDDAMQGLVDDGLLAGITTMISRHGKVAHFGTFGHRDIEAGSEMTEDVIFRIYSMTKPITGVALMILYEEGKFRLSDPVHRYIPEFEGLVVAKEDGPNGQPITEPADHPMTIRELMAHTAGLSYGIFSQSQVDTLYNEANVLDNDSTLKDMIDKLSKIPLRQQPGSMWHYSVAVDVQGYLVEVLSGQRFDEFLNERLFGPLGMNDTAFHVAADKAERFAQVYTHDEDGNLAPQEGFGGRRNYLEPPNFLSGGGGLVSTTMDYMRFSQMLLNGGELDGVRILAPSTVRLMHMNHLPRDVKEMSPGAGFGLDFGVVLDPVAHDGISKGEYWWGGAAGTWFWIDPKEDLVFVGMIQHFGPRRPDVRSLSRRLTYQAILEPGS, encoded by the coding sequence ATGACCCGTGCCGCGAGCCTGACCCGCCTTCTGACCGCCATCCTCGCGGTCGCCTTTCTGAGCATCGGTCTCACTGCCTGTGACCAGACCAGAGCCGACGTCCCGATCGAGGGCCCCCGCGACCTCGCGCGCGTGGCGCCGGAAACCGTCGGCATGTCGAGCGACCGCCTCGCACGGCTCGACGACGCGATGCAGGGCCTCGTCGACGACGGTCTCCTGGCCGGCATCACGACGATGATCTCCCGCCACGGCAAGGTCGCCCACTTCGGCACCTTCGGCCACCGCGACATCGAGGCGGGCTCCGAGATGACCGAGGACGTCATCTTCCGGATCTACTCGATGACCAAGCCGATCACCGGCGTCGCCCTGATGATCCTCTACGAGGAAGGCAAGTTCCGGCTCTCCGACCCCGTCCACCGCTACATCCCCGAGTTCGAAGGCCTGGTCGTCGCCAAGGAAGACGGGCCGAACGGCCAGCCGATCACCGAGCCGGCCGACCACCCGATGACCATCCGCGAGCTGATGGCGCACACCGCCGGCCTCAGCTACGGCATCTTCTCGCAGTCCCAGGTCGACACGCTGTACAACGAGGCGAACGTCCTCGACAACGACTCGACGCTCAAGGACATGATCGACAAGCTGTCGAAGATCCCGCTCCGGCAGCAGCCGGGCTCGATGTGGCACTACAGCGTCGCCGTCGACGTCCAGGGCTACCTCGTCGAGGTGCTCTCGGGACAGCGCTTCGACGAGTTCCTCAACGAGCGTCTGTTCGGTCCGCTCGGGATGAACGACACCGCGTTTCACGTGGCCGCGGACAAGGCGGAACGCTTCGCCCAGGTCTACACCCACGACGAGGACGGCAACCTGGCTCCCCAGGAAGGCTTCGGCGGCCGCCGTAACTACCTCGAGCCGCCGAACTTCCTCTCCGGCGGCGGCGGCCTGGTCTCGACCACGATGGACTACATGCGCTTCTCCCAGATGCTGCTCAACGGCGGCGAGCTGGACGGCGTGCGCATCCTCGCGCCCTCGACGGTCAGGCTGATGCACATGAACCACCTGCCGCGCGATGTCAAGGAGATGTCGCCGGGCGCCGGCTTCGGCCTCGACTTCGGCGTCGTCCTCGACCCGGTGGCCCACGACGGCATCTCGAAGGGCGAGTACTGGTGGGGCGGCGCCGCCGGCACCTGGTTCTGGATCGACCCCAAGGAAGACCTCGTCTTCGTCGGCATGATCCAGCACTTCGGACCGCGGCGGCCGGACGTCCGGTCCCTGAGCCGCCGTCTCACCTACCAGGCGATCCTCGAACCGGGCTCGTAG